Proteins encoded by one window of Porphyrobacter sp. YT40:
- a CDS encoding MFS transporter: protein MADAPLEHRTRLSRWLSLLAALRHPKTGYVLLFGFASGLPYALLLGTLYAWLTEAQVDVETMGVFSLIGLAYAFKFLWSPALDRVDLPGLRRLGKRKQWIVTAQLLLGAILVTLSLLDPLSSLGIFSLLAGVGAFASATQDVVIDAWRVDVADEVATIDILSTVFQMGYRVAALVGGALALFMAERLGWPTVFASMGGILLFVGFLGLFAPDAQRSTAALEAERANLGTLRQAGQIVPRVRAYALGAVALLWGWALVIVLDFMIASLTATPETRPDSTEFVSTMGPLIVIATVVIPGAIAGWLEAMRKRGRHVLAADAPARGGFDTALDHGYRALILPLAEIIGRLKWAAVLVIALVLSYRITDAIWGSFAYPFYLGELQYTKDEVAIASKFFGVGALILGLALGGTLLTVIGRMTTLTLGAVIAALTNLLYADLAVGGARMQAASDLTGFTWLASQFGADDRMARLMLTIGMENIAVGIAGAAFVAYLSSVVAKGYSAVQYALLSSLTMLVGTLGRPALGQMIEERGYYEVFLLTTAIGGFAVLLCVIEWIRQARSGGAENAPPPEPEI, encoded by the coding sequence ATGGCCGACGCGCCTCTCGAACATCGCACGCGCCTGTCGCGCTGGCTGAGCCTGCTGGCGGCACTGCGGCATCCCAAGACAGGCTATGTCCTGCTGTTCGGTTTCGCCAGCGGTCTGCCCTATGCGCTTCTGCTGGGAACGCTCTACGCCTGGCTGACCGAGGCGCAGGTCGATGTGGAGACGATGGGCGTCTTTTCGCTGATCGGTCTTGCCTATGCTTTCAAGTTCCTGTGGTCACCCGCGCTCGACCGGGTCGATCTGCCCGGGCTGCGGCGGCTGGGCAAACGCAAGCAGTGGATCGTGACCGCGCAGCTTCTGCTGGGTGCCATTCTGGTGACGCTGTCGCTGCTCGATCCCCTGTCTTCGCTTGGGATTTTTTCGCTCCTCGCTGGGGTCGGCGCCTTTGCCAGTGCCACGCAGGACGTGGTGATCGACGCTTGGCGCGTGGATGTTGCGGACGAGGTTGCGACGATCGATATCCTCTCGACCGTGTTCCAGATGGGCTACCGCGTCGCCGCGCTTGTTGGCGGGGCGCTGGCGCTGTTCATGGCGGAGCGGCTCGGCTGGCCGACGGTCTTTGCCAGCATGGGCGGCATCCTGCTGTTTGTGGGCTTCCTCGGCCTGTTCGCGCCCGATGCGCAGCGCAGCACCGCCGCACTCGAAGCCGAGCGCGCCAATCTGGGCACCTTGCGGCAGGCCGGACAGATCGTGCCGCGGGTGCGCGCCTATGCCTTGGGTGCGGTCGCGCTGCTGTGGGGATGGGCGCTGGTGATCGTGCTCGATTTCATGATCGCCTCGCTCACCGCGACACCCGAAACACGCCCCGATTCGACCGAATTCGTGAGCACGATGGGGCCGCTGATCGTCATTGCGACCGTGGTGATCCCCGGCGCGATCGCGGGCTGGCTGGAAGCAATGCGGAAACGCGGGCGCCATGTGCTCGCCGCCGATGCGCCTGCGCGCGGCGGTTTCGACACCGCGCTCGACCACGGTTACCGCGCGCTGATCCTGCCGCTGGCGGAGATCATCGGGCGGCTGAAATGGGCGGCGGTGCTGGTGATCGCGCTGGTGCTTTCCTATCGCATCACCGACGCGATCTGGGGCAGCTTTGCCTACCCCTTCTACCTCGGCGAGCTGCAATACACCAAGGACGAGGTGGCGATTGCCTCGAAGTTCTTCGGTGTCGGCGCGCTGATCCTCGGCCTTGCGCTCGGTGGCACGCTGCTGACGGTGATCGGCCGGATGACCACGTTGACATTGGGCGCGGTGATCGCGGCGCTGACGAACCTGCTCTACGCCGATCTCGCCGTGGGTGGCGCGCGGATGCAGGCGGCGAGCGACCTGACAGGTTTTACATGGCTCGCCAGCCAGTTCGGCGCGGACGACCGGATGGCGCGGCTGATGCTCACCATCGGCATGGAGAACATTGCGGTCGGCATCGCCGGTGCGGCCTTCGTCGCCTATCTCTCCAGCGTCGTCGCCAAGGGCTACAGCGCGGTGCAATATGCGCTGCTGTCCTCGCTGACGATGCTGGTCGGGACTTTGGGCCGCCCGGCATTGGGCCAGATGATCGAGGAGCGCGGCTATTACGAGGTGTTCCTGCTGACCACCGCGATCGGCGGTTTTGCCGTGTTGCTGTGCGTGATCGAATGGATCCGGCAGGCGCGGAGCGGGGGGGCGGAGAATGCGCCGCCGCCCGAGCCGGAGATCTAG
- a CDS encoding folylpolyglutamate synthase/dihydrofolate synthase family protein, with amino-acid sequence MRDFGKSDDPRVQAQLDRLAALSLPQGRLGLDTIGALMERLDNPHRKLPPVFHVAGTNGKGSTCAFLRAMLEAEGYQVHVTTSPHLVRYNERIRLAGELISDAMLADVLAEVLDAGEDLGPSFFEVTIAAAFLAFSRVPADACVVEVGMGGRFDATNVLEPEVLAACGIAALGFDHERFLLAPEEGVPTEPMARIAFEKAGIAKRGVPLVTMGDRYLPQSRATIERTAAIVGAPLFPCGLYGAWAAKTDGGDGRLIYGEGQACYFHAPLGLTGRHQVDNAGLAVAMLRFQEKVRVSEEAMKAGLAAARWPARMQRLSSGPLTGTRDVWLDGGHNPDAGQAIASFFGAGTPDLANPLRRLHLVIGMIEGKNPASLIDPLGGSIATITAVPVPGHDWHPASAFGPAARSAPDVPSALAMIPEDGLPILIAGSLYLAGEVLRLNDELPD; translated from the coding sequence ATGAGAGACTTCGGCAAATCCGACGACCCGCGCGTGCAGGCCCAGCTTGACCGCCTCGCCGCGCTGAGCCTTCCGCAGGGGCGGCTGGGCCTCGACACCATCGGTGCGCTGATGGAGCGCCTCGACAACCCGCACCGCAAGCTTCCACCCGTGTTCCATGTCGCGGGGACCAACGGCAAGGGATCGACCTGCGCCTTCCTGCGCGCGATGCTGGAGGCCGAGGGCTACCAGGTTCATGTCACCACCAGCCCCCATCTGGTGCGCTATAATGAGCGCATCCGGCTGGCGGGCGAACTGATCTCCGACGCAATGCTCGCCGATGTGCTGGCCGAAGTGCTGGACGCGGGCGAAGACCTCGGCCCCAGCTTCTTCGAAGTCACCATCGCCGCTGCCTTCCTTGCTTTCAGCCGCGTGCCTGCCGATGCCTGCGTGGTCGAAGTCGGCATGGGCGGGCGGTTCGATGCGACCAATGTGCTGGAGCCCGAGGTGCTGGCGGCCTGCGGGATCGCCGCACTGGGCTTCGATCACGAACGCTTCCTGCTCGCGCCCGAGGAGGGCGTACCGACGGAGCCGATGGCGCGGATCGCCTTCGAGAAGGCGGGGATTGCGAAGCGGGGGGTGCCGTTGGTGACGATGGGCGACCGCTACCTGCCGCAGTCGCGCGCGACCATCGAGAGGACCGCTGCCATCGTCGGCGCACCGCTCTTCCCCTGCGGCCTCTACGGCGCATGGGCCGCCAAGACCGACGGCGGCGACGGACGCCTGATCTACGGCGAGGGACAGGCCTGCTACTTCCACGCGCCGCTCGGCCTGACCGGACGCCATCAGGTCGACAACGCTGGTCTCGCGGTCGCGATGCTGCGGTTTCAGGAAAAGGTGCGCGTAAGCGAGGAGGCGATGAAGGCAGGGCTCGCCGCCGCCCGCTGGCCCGCACGGATGCAGCGCCTCTCCTCCGGTCCGCTCACCGGCACCCGCGATGTGTGGCTTGATGGCGGGCACAACCCCGACGCGGGGCAGGCAATTGCAAGCTTCTTCGGCGCTGGCACGCCCGATCTAGCCAATCCCCTGCGCCGCCTCCACCTCGTGATCGGGATGATCGAGGGCAAAAACCCCGCCTCGCTGATCGACCCGCTCGGCGGATCAATCGCCACCATCACAGCCGTGCCGGTGCCGGGGCATGACTGGCATCCGGCGAGCGCCTTCGGCCCCGCAGCGCGGTCCGCGCCTGATGTACCCAGCGCGCTCGCCATGATCCCCGAGGACGGTCTGCCGATCCTCATCGCCGGATCGCTCTACCTCGCGGGCGAGGTACTGCGATTGAACGACGAGTTGCCGGACTAG
- the accD gene encoding acetyl-CoA carboxylase, carboxyltransferase subunit beta — translation MNWFTRVRNSLGFAPEKKSTEKDLWIKCPSCQEMLFVADYEANLSVCPKCEHHGRIGADARLALLLDPGFEVLPLPKVTEDPLGFKDTKKYTDRLKAARAANPHEDAFVVGSGFIETQPAVVGVQDFSFMGGSMGMAVGQAFCDGAQKALDRGCAYVVVTAAGGARMQEGILSLMQMPRATVMTRRLKNAGLPYIVVLTDPTTGGVTASYAMLGDIHIAEPGALIGFAGQRVIQDTIREQLPEGFQRAEYLHKHGMVDMVVSRHELKATLASVLDYLAPVKAA, via the coding sequence ATGAACTGGTTCACCCGCGTCCGCAATTCGCTGGGCTTTGCGCCCGAGAAGAAGTCCACCGAGAAGGATCTGTGGATCAAGTGCCCCTCGTGTCAGGAGATGCTGTTCGTCGCCGATTACGAGGCGAACCTCAGTGTCTGCCCCAAGTGCGAGCACCACGGCCGCATCGGCGCCGACGCGCGGCTTGCACTGTTGCTCGACCCCGGCTTCGAGGTGCTGCCGCTGCCCAAGGTCACCGAAGACCCGCTCGGCTTCAAGGACACCAAGAAATACACCGATCGCCTCAAGGCCGCGCGCGCCGCGAACCCGCATGAGGATGCTTTCGTCGTCGGCTCGGGCTTTATCGAGACCCAGCCCGCCGTCGTCGGCGTGCAGGATTTCAGCTTCATGGGCGGCTCGATGGGCATGGCCGTGGGGCAGGCCTTCTGCGACGGCGCGCAAAAGGCGCTGGATCGCGGCTGCGCCTATGTCGTGGTGACCGCCGCGGGCGGCGCGCGGATGCAGGAAGGGATCCTCAGCCTCATGCAGATGCCGCGCGCGACGGTGATGACGCGGCGGCTCAAGAACGCCGGGCTGCCCTATATCGTGGTGCTGACCGATCCCACCACCGGCGGCGTCACCGCGAGCTACGCCATGCTGGGCGACATCCACATTGCCGAGCCCGGTGCGCTGATCGGCTTTGCGGGCCAGCGCGTCATTCAGGACACGATCCGCGAACAACTACCCGAGGGCTTCCAGCGCGCCGAGTATCTGCACAAGCATGGCATGGTCGACATGGTCGTCTCGCGCCACGAGCTGAAGGCGACGCTTGCCAGCGTGCTCGACTATCTGGCACCCGTGAAGGCCGCGTAA
- the trpA gene encoding tryptophan synthase subunit alpha: MTRLTTTFAQPRPSLVCFITAGDGDTAANLDALVEAGADVIELGMPFTDPMADGPAIQSANLRSLGAGTTTADVLRYATDFRARHPDVPLVLMGYANPMVRRGPEWFAEAAAKAGVDGVICVDIPPEEDDALGPALRAKGIAPIRLATPTTDAARLPQVLEGSEGFLYYVSVAGITGKQQAQIASIEANVARIKQSTDIPVAVGFGVRTPEQAAEIAKVADGVVVGSALVEICGEYGAAAPAKLKELTSALAQAVHTARQD; encoded by the coding sequence ATGACCCGCCTCACCACCACCTTCGCCCAGCCCCGCCCCTCGCTCGTCTGCTTCATCACCGCAGGCGATGGCGACACAGCGGCCAATCTCGACGCGCTCGTCGAGGCCGGCGCGGACGTGATCGAACTGGGCATGCCCTTCACCGACCCCATGGCCGATGGCCCCGCGATCCAGAGCGCCAACCTGCGCTCGCTCGGCGCGGGCACGACCACCGCCGATGTGCTGCGCTACGCCACCGACTTCCGCGCCCGGCACCCGGACGTGCCGCTCGTCCTGATGGGCTATGCCAACCCGATGGTGCGGCGCGGGCCGGAGTGGTTCGCCGAGGCGGCGGCGAAGGCGGGCGTGGACGGCGTTATCTGCGTCGACATTCCGCCCGAGGAGGACGACGCACTCGGCCCGGCCTTGCGCGCGAAGGGCATCGCCCCGATCCGCCTCGCCACCCCCACCACGGATGCCGCGCGCCTGCCGCAGGTGCTCGAAGGGAGCGAGGGGTTCCTTTACTACGTCTCGGTCGCGGGGATCACCGGCAAGCAGCAGGCCCAGATCGCCAGCATCGAGGCCAACGTCGCGCGCATCAAGCAGTCGACCGACATTCCTGTCGCGGTCGGCTTCGGTGTGCGCACGCCCGAACAGGCGGCAGAAATCGCCAAGGTTGCCGACGGCGTTGTCGTCGGCTCGGCGCTGGTTGAAATCTGCGGTGAGTATGGCGCCGCTGCACCAGCCAAGCTAAAGGAGCTGACTTCGGCTCTCGCACAGGCGGTTCACACCGCAAGGCAGGACTAA
- the trpB gene encoding tryptophan synthase subunit beta, translating into MNSPNSFRTQPDDRGHFGQFGGRYVAETLMPLVLDLEREYRKAQQDPAFAAEFEDLLEHYVGRPSPLYFAPRLTEALGGAQVWFKRDELNHTGAHKINNCIGQILLAIRMGKTRIIAETGAGQHGVATATVCARFGLPCVIYMGAEDVKRQSPNVFRMKLLGAEVVPVTSGGATLKDAMNEGLRDWVANVHDTFYIIGTAAGPHPYPEMVRNFQSVIGKEARAQMLDRTGRLPDLLVAAIGGGSNALGLFHPFLDDPSVKMLGVEAAGHGLDGDEHAASLLGGTPGVLHGNRTYLLQDADGQITEGHSISAGLDYPGIGPEHAWLKESGRVDYTAVTDDEALEGFKLLCRTEGIIPALEPSHAIAAVAKVAPTMPKDAIILANLCGRGDKDIFTVAERLGVEL; encoded by the coding sequence ATGAACTCTCCCAACTCATTCCGCACCCAACCCGATGATCGCGGCCATTTCGGCCAGTTCGGCGGGCGTTATGTCGCCGAGACACTGATGCCACTGGTGCTCGATCTCGAGCGCGAGTATCGCAAGGCGCAGCAAGACCCGGCGTTTGCAGCAGAGTTCGAAGACCTGCTGGAACATTACGTGGGCCGCCCCAGCCCGCTCTATTTCGCGCCGCGCCTGACCGAGGCGCTCGGCGGCGCACAGGTGTGGTTCAAGCGCGACGAGCTCAATCACACCGGCGCGCACAAGATCAACAATTGCATCGGCCAGATCCTGCTCGCGATCCGCATGGGCAAGACCCGCATCATCGCCGAAACCGGTGCGGGCCAGCACGGGGTGGCAACCGCGACGGTCTGCGCGCGCTTCGGCCTGCCTTGCGTGATCTACATGGGCGCCGAGGACGTGAAGCGGCAGTCGCCCAACGTCTTCCGCATGAAGCTGCTGGGGGCTGAGGTCGTCCCCGTCACCAGCGGCGGGGCCACGCTCAAGGACGCGATGAACGAGGGCCTGCGCGACTGGGTCGCAAACGTCCACGACACCTTCTACATCATCGGCACTGCGGCGGGCCCCCACCCCTACCCCGAGATGGTCCGCAACTTCCAGAGCGTGATCGGCAAGGAAGCCCGCGCCCAGATGCTCGACCGCACCGGTCGCCTGCCCGATCTGCTGGTCGCGGCGATTGGCGGTGGCTCGAACGCGCTGGGGCTGTTTCATCCCTTCCTCGATGATCCTTCCGTGAAAATGCTCGGCGTCGAGGCGGCGGGCCACGGCCTCGACGGTGACGAGCACGCCGCGAGCTTGCTCGGCGGCACCCCCGGTGTGCTCCACGGCAACCGCACCTATCTGTTGCAGGACGCAGACGGCCAGATCACCGAAGGCCACTCGATCAGCGCCGGTCTCGACTACCCCGGCATCGGGCCCGAGCACGCGTGGCTGAAAGAATCGGGCCGCGTCGATTACACCGCCGTCACCGATGACGAGGCGCTGGAAGGCTTCAAGCTACTGTGCCGCACCGAGGGGATCATTCCTGCTTTGGAGCCCTCGCACGCCATCGCGGCAGTGGCGAAGGTCGCGCCGACCATGCCGAAGGACGCGATCATCCTCGCCAACCTGTGCGGGCGCGGGGACAAGGACATCTTCACCGTGGCTGAAAGGCTGGGGGTTGAGCTTTGA
- a CDS encoding phosphoribosylanthranilate isomerase — MAGTLIKICGISTPDTLAAAVQAGASHVGFVHFAKSPRHLGLSDVAVLRRQVPGHVKAVLLLVNPAPDVLAEVIRTVAPDVVQFHGQETPDTLARFRSAAGIEAWRALAVKDAESLAGVAAFRSAADRVLLDAPASALPGGNGTRFDWSLLAGWDAPLAWGLAGGLTPANVAEAIRLTGAPLVDTSSGVERSPGIKDVDKIAAFCKAARQA; from the coding sequence ATGGCCGGAACGCTCATCAAGATCTGCGGGATTTCCACCCCCGACACACTCGCCGCTGCGGTGCAGGCGGGGGCGAGCCATGTCGGCTTCGTCCACTTCGCCAAGAGCCCACGCCATCTGGGGCTGAGCGATGTGGCGGTGTTGCGACGGCAGGTGCCCGGTCATGTGAAGGCCGTGCTGCTGCTGGTGAACCCCGCGCCCGATGTTCTGGCCGAGGTCATCCGCACCGTCGCCCCCGATGTCGTGCAGTTCCACGGGCAGGAAACGCCCGACACCCTAGCCCGTTTCCGCTCAGCTGCCGGTATCGAGGCTTGGCGCGCGCTGGCGGTGAAGGACGCCGAGAGCCTTGCCGGTGTCGCCGCGTTCCGGAGCGCGGCCGACCGCGTGCTGCTCGATGCGCCCGCCTCGGCGCTCCCCGGCGGCAACGGCACCCGCTTCGACTGGAGCCTGCTCGCCGGGTGGGACGCGCCGCTCGCCTGGGGCCTTGCGGGAGGCCTCACCCCGGCCAATGTCGCCGAGGCGATCCGCCTGACCGGCGCACCGCTGGTGGATACATCTTCGGGGGTCGAGCGTTCTCCCGGTATCAAGGACGTGGACAAGATCGCGGCCTTCTGCAAAGCGGCACGCCAAGCCTAG
- a CDS encoding GNAT family N-acetyltransferase has product MDAITIISATSADAPALKALLEAAYRGDSARAGWNHEADILDDERTSREELDALLADPAVTILTARDGERLIGCVAVTCKDARLAYLGMLCVLPTLQSGGLGRRLLDAAEGCARTQGVAAMEMTVIDSRESLIAWYERRGYRRTGETRPFPVPRDPPITFAVLEKPLAPA; this is encoded by the coding sequence ATGGATGCAATCACCATCATCAGCGCCACCAGCGCCGACGCCCCTGCGCTCAAGGCGCTGCTCGAAGCTGCCTATCGCGGCGATTCGGCCCGGGCCGGGTGGAATCACGAAGCCGATATCCTCGACGACGAGCGCACCAGCCGCGAGGAGCTGGACGCGCTGCTTGCCGACCCGGCGGTAACGATCCTGACGGCGCGGGATGGCGAGCGCCTGATCGGCTGCGTCGCCGTGACCTGCAAGGATGCGCGCCTCGCCTATCTCGGGATGCTCTGCGTGCTGCCGACGCTGCAATCGGGCGGCCTCGGGCGGCGGTTGCTCGATGCAGCGGAAGGTTGCGCGCGGACGCAGGGTGTCGCGGCGATGGAGATGACCGTCATCGACAGCCGCGAGAGCCTGATCGCCTGGTACGAAAGGCGAGGCTACCGCCGCACCGGCGAGACCCGTCCTTTCCCCGTCCCGCGCGATCCGCCGATCACCTTCGCGGTGCTGGAAAAGCCGCTCGCCCCGGCGTAG
- a CDS encoding bleomycin resistance protein: MTDRATPNLPARDFGATAAFYAKLGFQEDYRSQAWMILSRSTVTLEFFPYPDLDPYQSSFGSCLRLDDLGAIMAQVEASGVPDARQGIPRYHPAAPDPSGLTIAYLVDPDGTLLRLIQND; the protein is encoded by the coding sequence TTGACCGACCGCGCCACCCCCAACCTGCCCGCACGCGATTTCGGCGCGACGGCGGCCTTCTATGCGAAGCTCGGGTTTCAAGAGGACTATCGCTCACAGGCGTGGATGATCCTGTCGCGCAGCACCGTGACGCTGGAGTTCTTCCCCTACCCCGATCTCGACCCGTACCAGTCGTCCTTCGGCAGCTGTCTCAGGCTCGACGATCTGGGCGCGATCATGGCGCAGGTGGAAGCGAGCGGCGTGCCTGATGCGCGGCAGGGCATACCGCGTTACCACCCCGCCGCGCCCGATCCCAGCGGGCTGACCATCGCTTATTTGGTCGATCCTGACGGCACCCTGCTGCGGCTGATTCAGAACGATTGA
- the pyrF gene encoding orotidine-5'-phosphate decarboxylase, translating to MSNPIYLALDVPQLEPAKALLSKVKAHIGGVKLGLEFFCAHGAHGMHEIAHFGLPIFLDLKFHDIPNTVAKAMQAIHVHEPAIVTVHASGGRAMMEDAKAAAAEGCKVVAVTMLTSLDAGDLAATGVYGSAETQVMRLAELAHEAGLDGIVCSGQEVGMVRKAWRDGFFVVPGLRPAGLANGGGTGDQKRVVTPRQARDNGASVLVIGRPISRADDPEAAARAIEATL from the coding sequence GTGAGCAACCCGATCTACCTCGCGCTCGATGTGCCGCAGCTCGAACCGGCCAAGGCGCTGCTCAGCAAGGTCAAGGCGCATATCGGCGGCGTGAAGCTGGGCCTCGAATTCTTCTGCGCCCACGGTGCGCACGGGATGCACGAAATCGCGCATTTCGGCCTGCCGATCTTCCTCGACCTCAAGTTCCACGACATTCCGAACACCGTCGCCAAGGCGATGCAGGCGATCCATGTGCATGAGCCGGCGATCGTCACCGTCCACGCCTCGGGCGGGCGGGCGATGATGGAAGATGCCAAGGCCGCCGCGGCCGAGGGCTGCAAGGTGGTGGCGGTGACGATGCTCACCAGCCTCGACGCCGGAGACCTTGCCGCAACCGGCGTCTATGGCAGTGCCGAGACGCAGGTGATGCGGCTCGCCGAACTGGCGCACGAAGCAGGGCTCGACGGGATCGTGTGTTCGGGGCAGGAAGTCGGGATGGTGCGCAAGGCATGGCGGGACGGGTTCTTCGTCGTCCCCGGCCTGCGTCCGGCCGGGCTCGCCAATGGCGGCGGCACGGGCGACCAGAAGCGCGTCGTCACCCCGCGCCAGGCGCGCGACAACGGGGCGAGCGTGCTGGTGATCGGCCGCCCGATCAGCCGCGCCGATGACCCGGAAGCCGCCGCCCGCGCGATCGAGGCGACGCTTTAG
- the purB gene encoding adenylosuccinate lyase produces MVPRYARPAMTALWEPEAKYRIWFEIEAHATQKLADLGVVPQSAAKALWDWWATDPKIDVEAIDAIEAVTKHDVIAFLDWVAREVGEEARFMHQGMTSSDVLDTTLSVQLARASDILLADLDALLAAIRTRAEEHKYTPTIGRSHGIHAEPVTFGLKLAQAYAEFDRCRARLVAARAEIATCAISGAVGTFANVDPQVEEYVAEQLGLAIEPVSTQVIPRDRHAMFFATLGVIASSIERLAVEIRHLQRTEVLEAEEYFSPGQKGSSAMPHKRNPILTENLTGLARVVRAAVTPALENVALWHERDISHSSVERYIGPDATITLDFALARLTGVVEKLLVYPARMEKNMNRMGGLIHSQRVLLALTQAGLTRDESYRLVQRNAMKVWESDGALSLLDLLKADADVTAALTPEQLEEKFDLGYHFKHVDTIFARVFG; encoded by the coding sequence ATGGTCCCCCGCTATGCCCGTCCCGCCATGACCGCCCTGTGGGAGCCGGAAGCGAAATATCGCATCTGGTTCGAGATCGAGGCGCACGCGACACAGAAGCTCGCCGACCTGGGCGTGGTGCCGCAGAGCGCCGCCAAGGCGCTGTGGGACTGGTGGGCGACCGATCCCAAGATCGACGTCGAAGCGATCGATGCGATCGAGGCGGTCACCAAGCATGACGTGATCGCCTTCCTCGACTGGGTGGCGCGCGAAGTGGGCGAGGAAGCGCGCTTCATGCATCAGGGCATGACTTCCTCGGACGTGCTCGACACCACGCTTTCGGTGCAGTTGGCCCGGGCGAGCGACATCCTGCTCGCCGATCTCGACGCGCTGCTCGCTGCGATCCGCACGCGCGCCGAAGAGCACAAGTACACCCCCACCATCGGCCGCAGCCACGGCATCCATGCCGAGCCGGTGACCTTCGGCCTCAAGCTCGCGCAGGCCTATGCCGAGTTCGACCGCTGCCGCGCGCGGCTGGTTGCGGCGCGCGCCGAAATCGCGACCTGCGCAATCTCCGGCGCGGTCGGCACCTTCGCCAATGTCGATCCGCAGGTGGAGGAATATGTCGCCGAGCAGCTCGGCCTCGCGATCGAGCCGGTCTCGACCCAGGTGATCCCGCGCGATCGCCACGCGATGTTCTTTGCGACGCTGGGCGTCATCGCCAGCTCGATCGAGCGGCTCGCGGTTGAAATCCGTCACCTGCAACGCACCGAAGTGCTGGAGGCCGAGGAGTATTTCTCCCCCGGCCAGAAGGGTTCCAGCGCGATGCCGCACAAGCGCAACCCGATCCTCACCGAAAACCTCACCGGCCTTGCCCGCGTAGTGCGCGCTGCGGTGACCCCGGCGCTGGAGAATGTCGCGCTGTGGCACGAGCGCGATATCTCGCACTCCTCGGTCGAACGCTACATCGGCCCTGACGCGACGATTACGCTCGATTTCGCCCTCGCCCGTCTGACCGGCGTGGTCGAGAAGCTGCTGGTCTACCCCGCGCGCATGGAAAAGAACATGAACCGCATGGGCGGGCTGATCCATTCGCAGCGCGTGCTGCTGGCACTGACGCAGGCGGGGCTGACCCGCGACGAGAGCTATCGCCTCGTGCAGCGCAACGCGATGAAGGTGTGGGAATCGGACGGCGCGCTCTCGCTGCTCGATCTTCTCAAGGCCGATGCCGACGTCACCGCCGCGCTGACCCCGGAGCAGCTCGAGGAGAAGTTCGACCTCGGCTACCACTTCAAGCATGTCGACACGATCTTCGCGCGGGTGTTCGGCTGA
- the radC gene encoding DNA repair protein RadC, whose protein sequence is MRFNAFPEVALPEAEDSFDFLDSAVPDFDAGKAAGDGHRSRLRARLLTGGAEALADYEVLEYLLFAAIPRGNTKPIAKALLAQYGSLAAVLNADPKALQRVKGVGENSAAALKAVAIAARRMARGEIIGRPVLGSWQALIDYLTTDMAHLTVERVRVLYLDTKNRLIDDHHVGDGSIDEAAIHPREVIRRAMDVGASAMILVHNHPSGSPEPSRADIQITQRIAEAGRHMGVTVHDHVIIGREGYTSLRAKGLI, encoded by the coding sequence ATGAGGTTCAACGCTTTCCCGGAGGTCGCCTTGCCGGAAGCTGAAGACAGTTTCGATTTTCTCGACAGTGCGGTTCCCGATTTCGACGCCGGCAAGGCTGCGGGCGATGGCCATCGCAGCCGCTTGCGCGCCCGGCTGCTGACGGGCGGCGCGGAGGCGCTGGCCGATTACGAAGTGCTCGAATACCTGCTCTTCGCCGCGATCCCGCGCGGCAACACCAAACCCATCGCCAAGGCGCTGCTCGCGCAATATGGCAGCCTTGCCGCAGTGCTCAACGCCGATCCCAAGGCGCTCCAGCGCGTGAAGGGCGTGGGCGAGAACAGTGCCGCAGCGCTCAAGGCGGTCGCCATCGCCGCGCGGCGCATGGCGCGGGGGGAGATCATCGGCAGGCCCGTGCTCGGCAGCTGGCAGGCGCTGATCGACTATCTCACCACCGACATGGCGCATCTGACGGTGGAGCGCGTGCGGGTGCTCTATCTCGACACCAAGAACCGCCTGATCGACGATCATCACGTGGGCGATGGCTCGATCGACGAGGCCGCGATCCACCCGCGCGAGGTGATCCGCCGGGCGATGGACGTGGGGGCGAGCGCGATGATCCTCGTCCACAACCACCCCTCCGGCTCGCCCGAACCCAGCCGCGCCGACATCCAGATCACCCAGCGTATCGCCGAGGCCGGGCGGCACATGGGCGTGACCGTCCACGATCACGTCATCATCGGGCGCGAGGGGTATACGAGCCTCCGGGCAAAAGGCCTCATCTAA